AGCTCGACCACGGCTCGCCATCGGAGAGGAGGGCGAGGACGGTGGCGTGCTTCTCCTCGACCGGCCGCGCCAGCACGACAACGTCTCGCGTCTTGCGCGGGGTCAGCGAAAAGCCTTGCTTCGTTGCGCTGACACCGGCGAGAGGCTTGAGCTTGGCGCGGAGCCGGCCGATCTCGACCCGGAGCCGGGCGCGATGTGATTCATCGACGTGCCTCGCCCGAAACGCCGCGGCCATCAACGCCTCTCGTGACACGTCCGCCGGCCACGCCTGCGCCAGGGAGCGGGCAAGCGCGAACAGCACCGGCCGCGTTCCGAGCGACACGACGATGCCTCCCATGCGAACGGTGTGATGGAACATGTCCACGACGAGCGCGCTCGAGGCCCCCAGCGCTTCGACCTGTCCAAGCAACAGCGGATGCTCCTCGCCGCGCGCGATCAGGCGGGCCGCGGGCGTGTCGAGCACGAGGTTCGCGCTTTCGACCTCCGCCGCGAGCGCGGGAATGCCGGCGAGGCGCGCCGCACGTGCCGCGCGGTCGAGCGCGGCGCGCGCATCTTTCGTCCTGAGCCGCCTGATGGCGATGCCGGCGATCACGAGCTCGCGGACGACTTGCGATGCCGGCGGGAGCGGGGAGGTGATGAGCTCGGCCAATGCATGCTCGGCTTCGTCGACGCGGCCGAGGAGGAGGAGACGGCGCGCTTCGATATGACCCGCATGGGCGGCATTGGCGAGGTCGCCGTGCCTGTCGAGCGTCGCGCGTGCCGCCGCGAGCGTCTTCACCGGCCAGCTCAGATCGCGCGAGACGAGCGCGATCTCGGCTTCGGCCACTACGCATCTTGCGCGCGCCACCGCCTCTCTCGGACCGAACGCACGCGCGGCGCTGCGCAGCAGCGACTTCGCCTTCGCGAGATCGCCGAGCTGTGCCATCGCGATGCCGCGCAGCGCCAGCGAGGGCGCGTCGTTGCGCAGCGCAACGCGGTTCAGCGCGCCGAGCGGATCGCCGGCCTCGAGCGCCCGCGCGGCGGCCGTGATCAGCGATTCCATGTCAATCCCGCCACACTTGTTACTCCCACCGCGCAACCG
This genomic stretch from Bradyrhizobium sp. CCGB12 harbors:
- a CDS encoding helix-turn-helix domain-containing protein, with translation MESLITAAARALEAGDPLGALNRVALRNDAPSLALRGIAMAQLGDLAKAKSLLRSAARAFGPREAVARARCVVAEAEIALVSRDLSWPVKTLAAARATLDRHGDLANAAHAGHIEARRLLLLGRVDEAEHALAELITSPLPPASQVVRELVIAGIAIRRLRTKDARAALDRAARAARLAGIPALAAEVESANLVLDTPAARLIARGEEHPLLLGQVEALGASSALVVDMFHHTVRMGGIVVSLGTRPVLFALARSLAQAWPADVSREALMAAAFRARHVDESHRARLRVEIGRLRAKLKPLAGVSATKQGFSLTPRKTRDVVVLARPVEEKHATVLALLSDGEPWSSSALALALATSARTVQRALEELARSNKVQSFGHGRARRWMTPPVPGFPTGLLLPGPFLKT